Proteins co-encoded in one Parcubacteria group bacterium genomic window:
- a CDS encoding 2,3-bisphosphoglycerate-independent phosphoglycerate mutase, which yields MPASANNLPLALVILDGFGIAPPSRGNAITEARLPFYGSLLKQYQTFSLAASGEAVGLPWGEPGNSEVGHLNLGAGRIVYQDVLRINQAIENGSFFENAELAGAIAHCKKHNSSLHIAGILSDGGIHGQADHIYATLELAARAKLSRVFLHLILDGRDTPYNSAATYLKQLDKAIKRLGAGTIATLSGRFWAMDRDNHWDRIEQVYRAMARGESAETFPDALAALAASYGRGVYDEEFVPAAISHPGDPGTSRVQPGDSVIFTNYRPDRARELTAAFVLPGFNKFPRTLLSDLYFVAMSSYGLDLPVRVAFKKEIVAYPLSRVLSEASLSQLHIAETEKYAHVTYFFNGGEDKSYQGQENVIVPSAGVASYADKPEMSAPDITRKILESLQSRAHDVIIANFANADMVGHTGNLAATIQGLRTVDESLAAVARAVAKRGGVLIITADHGNAEEMVNWENGHIIKEHSANPVPCTLVGDAFKRAEPLERDLALHQMTVGGVLSDVAPTILTILGLPIPADMASRSLV from the coding sequence ATGCCCGCATCCGCCAACAACCTACCGCTCGCGCTCGTGATTCTGGACGGGTTCGGGATTGCCCCTCCTTCGCGCGGCAACGCCATCACCGAGGCGCGCCTGCCGTTTTACGGCTCCTTGCTCAAGCAGTACCAGACATTCAGCCTCGCCGCGAGCGGCGAGGCGGTGGGATTGCCCTGGGGCGAGCCCGGCAACTCCGAAGTGGGGCACCTTAACCTCGGGGCCGGCAGGATCGTGTACCAGGACGTGTTGCGCATCAACCAGGCCATTGAGAACGGAAGCTTTTTTGAGAACGCGGAGCTCGCGGGGGCCATTGCGCACTGCAAGAAGCATAATTCCAGTCTGCACATTGCGGGCATCCTCTCTGACGGGGGGATCCACGGGCAGGCGGACCACATCTACGCCACCTTGGAACTGGCTGCGCGGGCAAAGCTTTCGCGGGTTTTTTTGCACCTCATCCTGGACGGCAGGGATACGCCGTACAATAGCGCCGCAACCTACCTCAAGCAGCTTGATAAAGCCATCAAGCGGCTCGGGGCCGGAACCATTGCCACCCTCTCCGGGCGGTTCTGGGCCATGGACCGCGACAACCACTGGGACCGGATTGAGCAGGTGTACCGCGCCATGGCGCGCGGCGAGTCCGCGGAAACGTTTCCGGACGCGCTTGCCGCGCTTGCGGCAAGCTACGGACGCGGGGTGTACGACGAGGAGTTTGTTCCCGCAGCCATCTCCCATCCGGGAGATCCCGGCACCAGCCGGGTCCAGCCCGGGGATTCAGTGATTTTTACGAACTACCGGCCGGACCGCGCCCGGGAGCTCACTGCCGCGTTCGTGCTGCCGGGGTTCAATAAGTTTCCCCGGACCCTGCTCTCGGACCTCTACTTCGTGGCCATGTCTTCCTACGGCCTGGACCTTCCGGTGCGGGTCGCGTTCAAAAAAGAAATCGTTGCGTACCCGCTTTCGCGCGTGCTTTCCGAAGCCTCGCTCTCACAGCTCCATATCGCGGAAACCGAAAAGTACGCGCACGTGACCTACTTTTTCAACGGGGGCGAGGACAAGAGCTACCAAGGCCAGGAGAACGTGATCGTGCCCTCCGCGGGCGTTGCCTCGTACGCGGACAAGCCCGAGATGTCTGCCCCGGACATCACCAGGAAGATCCTTGAGTCCCTCCAGTCCCGGGCGCACGACGTGATCATCGCCAATTTCGCGAACGCGGACATGGTGGGGCACACCGGCAACCTCGCGGCAACCATCCAGGGTTTGCGCACGGTGGACGAATCCCTTGCCGCGGTCGCCCGCGCCGTTGCCAAGCGGGGCGGTGTGCTCATCATAACCGCTGACCACGGAAACGCGGAAGAGATGGTGAATTGGGAAAACGGGCACATCATCAAAGAGCACAGCGCCAATCCGGTGCCGTGCACCCTGGTGGGGGACGCGTTCAAGCGCGCGGAACCGCTTGAGCGCGATCTCGCCTTGCACCAGATGACGGTTGGGGGCGTGCTTTCGGACGTTGCCCCGACCATCCTCACTATCCTCGGCCTGCCCATTCCCGCGGACATGGCCTCCCGCTCGCTCGTATGA
- a CDS encoding 2,3-bisphosphoglycerate-independent phosphoglycerate mutase — MQNTKILGPVVLLVLDGFGLAPDSESNPITRTELPLFNKIEGESRTARLWAHGQYVGLPKDQDGNSEAGHLNLGAGRVVKQDPVIISESIADGTFNKNPAFREAIGHAKRNNSRVHLMGMLSDGQSAHATPEHLYALLALLSRERVERVYVHLFTDGRDSSPRAGRELCASLARRLAPGQAIASITGRFFAMDRKKEWARTERIYNAIVLGEGPCAQEPLAVFDANYENGVTDEFIEPTVICEGGRAIGTIQDNDSIIFFNHRSDRARQLTKPFVQKDFIGKNSETFKPKKVIKNLKFVALSDFGPDLEGILTAYPSIDVTRTLPAVLAGKRQLYIAETEKYAHMTYFFNGGYADPVAGEKRLMIPSPAVDRYDQAPAMATAQIAAAIVRALSEGYDFVAANIAATDMVAHTGDFAAARIALKATDAAVGAVADAVARRGGVLIVTADHGNIEEMKDLSSGRVDTEHSKNQVPCWIWPAESAGRPALPRVRQEGILGDVAPTILDLFGIRKPEEMTGKSLFKA; from the coding sequence ATGCAGAACACAAAAATTTTAGGGCCGGTCGTGCTGCTCGTCCTGGACGGCTTTGGGCTTGCTCCGGATTCCGAATCAAATCCCATCACAAGAACCGAGCTGCCCTTGTTCAATAAAATAGAGGGCGAGTCGCGGACCGCGCGGCTCTGGGCGCACGGCCAGTACGTTGGCCTGCCCAAGGACCAGGACGGGAACTCCGAGGCAGGGCACCTTAATTTGGGCGCGGGCAGGGTGGTCAAGCAGGACCCGGTGATCATTTCGGAGTCAATCGCGGATGGCACTTTTAACAAAAATCCCGCGTTCCGCGAAGCCATTGGCCATGCCAAGCGGAATAACTCACGCGTGCATTTGATGGGCATGCTCTCGGACGGCCAGAGCGCGCATGCAACGCCCGAGCATCTGTACGCGCTGCTTGCACTCCTGTCCCGGGAACGCGTGGAGCGCGTGTACGTGCATTTGTTCACGGACGGCCGGGACTCTTCGCCGCGCGCGGGACGCGAGCTCTGCGCGTCCCTCGCGCGGCGGCTCGCCCCGGGCCAGGCAATCGCGAGCATCACGGGCCGGTTCTTTGCCATGGACCGCAAAAAAGAGTGGGCAAGGACCGAGCGGATCTATAACGCGATTGTCTTGGGCGAGGGGCCCTGCGCCCAAGAGCCGCTTGCAGTGTTTGACGCAAATTACGAAAATGGCGTTACGGACGAGTTCATAGAGCCCACAGTCATTTGCGAGGGCGGCAGGGCCATCGGCACGATCCAAGATAACGATTCCATCATCTTTTTCAACCACCGGTCGGATCGGGCGCGCCAGCTCACCAAGCCTTTTGTGCAGAAAGATTTCATCGGAAAGAACTCGGAAACGTTCAAGCCAAAAAAGGTCATAAAAAATCTGAAGTTTGTGGCGCTTTCGGACTTCGGGCCGGACCTGGAAGGCATTCTCACGGCTTACCCGAGCATAGACGTCACCCGCACCCTGCCCGCAGTACTCGCGGGCAAGCGCCAGCTCTACATCGCGGAAACCGAAAAGTACGCGCACATGACGTACTTTTTCAACGGGGGGTACGCGGATCCGGTCGCCGGCGAAAAGCGGCTCATGATCCCGTCGCCCGCGGTTGACCGCTACGACCAGGCTCCGGCAATGGCAACCGCCCAAATCGCGGCAGCAATCGTGCGCGCCCTTTCCGAGGGGTATGATTTTGTGGCCGCGAACATTGCGGCCACGGACATGGTGGCGCACACCGGCGACTTTGCGGCGGCACGGATCGCGCTTAAGGCAACGGACGCGGCCGTGGGCGCGGTTGCTGATGCGGTTGCGCGCAGGGGCGGCGTACTCATCGTGACCGCGGACCACGGCAACATTGAGGAGATGAAAGATTTGTCCAGCGGGCGCGTTGACACCGAGCACTCCAAGAACCAGGTTCCGTGCTGGATCTGGCCCGCCGAATCCGCGGGCAGGCCTGCCCTGCCCCGGGTGCGCCAGGAGGGGATCCTCGGGGATGTGGCCCCCACTATCCTGGACCTTTTCGGCATCCGGAAGCCCGAGGAGATGACCGGCAAGAGCCTGTTTAAGGCGTAA
- the eno gene encoding phosphopyruvate hydratase, whose protein sequence is MNKFAITHIEAGEILDSRGEPTVMATVRLLNGAKAAAAVPSGASKGTHEALELRDNNPDRYAGKGVLKACSNVNVKIAGALLGEDGEDQERIDRIMNRLDGTPNKSKLGANAILAVSLAVSRAVSVGRGLPLYRSLQETFGFKRHASMPAPIMNLVNGGRHADTNLTVQEFQIIPRAGETIAEKIEIGSEIFHLLGRELVKRDLDSDVGNEGGYAPDVPDVEDMFHLLGSSIIDAGFTPGIDVALGIDAAASEFYTDGAYTVAPPAKTYTTETLGELYSRWIREYQLASIEDPFSEDAWDSFRAFTGSVAKEGIMVIGDDLLATNKERLEKGIAEKAMTAILVKPNQIGTLSETMEVIKLAQKHGIIVVVSHRSGETNDAYISDLAVASGAEYLKAGAPSRGERVAKYNRLMDIERQSA, encoded by the coding sequence ATGAATAAGTTTGCCATAACTCACATTGAAGCCGGGGAAATACTGGATTCGCGGGGCGAGCCCACGGTCATGGCTACGGTCCGCCTCTTAAACGGCGCTAAAGCCGCGGCAGCCGTGCCCTCGGGCGCGTCTAAAGGCACGCACGAGGCCCTTGAGCTGCGCGACAACAATCCGGACCGGTATGCCGGGAAAGGCGTGCTCAAGGCGTGCAGCAACGTGAATGTCAAAATCGCGGGAGCGTTGCTTGGCGAAGATGGAGAGGATCAGGAACGCATTGATCGCATTATGAACCGCTTGGACGGCACCCCGAACAAATCCAAGCTCGGCGCAAATGCCATTCTCGCGGTTTCCCTCGCGGTTTCGCGCGCGGTTTCCGTTGGGCGGGGCCTGCCGCTCTACCGTTCCCTGCAGGAGACGTTTGGATTCAAGCGCCACGCCTCAATGCCCGCTCCCATCATGAACCTGGTCAACGGCGGCAGGCACGCGGACACAAATCTTACGGTCCAGGAGTTCCAGATCATCCCGCGCGCCGGGGAAACAATTGCCGAAAAAATTGAAATCGGAAGCGAGATTTTCCACCTGCTCGGGAGGGAACTGGTCAAGCGCGACCTGGACAGCGACGTGGGCAATGAGGGAGGGTATGCTCCGGACGTCCCGGACGTGGAGGACATGTTCCACCTGCTCGGCTCAAGCATCATAGACGCGGGCTTTACCCCGGGCATAGACGTGGCCTTGGGCATAGACGCGGCAGCGAGCGAGTTCTATACTGATGGAGCGTACACCGTTGCCCCGCCCGCAAAAACGTACACCACGGAAACGCTCGGGGAGCTCTACAGCCGGTGGATTCGCGAGTACCAGCTTGCGAGCATTGAGGACCCGTTTAGCGAAGACGCATGGGATTCGTTCCGCGCTTTCACGGGCAGCGTTGCGAAGGAAGGTATTATGGTGATTGGGGATGACCTTCTCGCCACCAACAAAGAGCGGCTGGAAAAGGGGATAGCAGAGAAGGCCATGACCGCCATTCTCGTCAAACCAAACCAGATCGGCACGCTCTCCGAGACTATGGAGGTCATCAAGCTCGCGCAAAAGCACGGCATCATCGTGGTTGTCTCGCACCGCAGCGGAGAAACAAATGACGCATATATCAGTGATCTTGCCGTGGCTTCTGGGGCAGAGTACCTCAAGGCAGGCGCCCCCTCGCGAGGCGAGCGCGTTGCAAAGTATAATAGGCTTATGGACATAGAGCGCCAGTCCGCATAA
- the pgk gene encoding phosphoglycerate kinase — translation MEFARYTQEDIRGKRVVLRCDLDVAVGSDGRVDEFHDLRLERIVPTLSGLFSFGAKQVVMMGHRGNPGGTAAPEHSLAPVCDRLAELCRAEGLDEPIAFVEDSSVEPSGHRDQDLVMLENLRFNPGEKAADSGFASKLAQWGEVYVNDAFGSSHRAHASLVLLPRALSQAFAGPALAREAEELESFLGGIKEPFVAVVGGAKISTKLPLLSLLARVSQSILIGGALANTILASRGVSMGASLVEEAMLNRASELSGEAFVLPSDAVAAGGKVVGIGAVSSNQAVLDIGPETTKLFVQRIAEAKTILWNGPLGAFEESAYARGSEEVARAIAKNRRSRTLAGGGETVELIERLGLIDQFGFVSAGGGAMLTFLVGGDMPGLAAVSL, via the coding sequence ATGGAATTCGCGCGCTATACACAAGAAGACATTCGGGGAAAACGGGTTGTTTTGCGGTGCGATTTGGACGTTGCCGTAGGGAGCGATGGCAGGGTTGACGAGTTCCACGATTTGCGGTTAGAGCGCATTGTCCCGACTCTTTCTGGACTTTTTTCGTTCGGCGCCAAGCAAGTGGTCATGATGGGCCACCGCGGCAATCCCGGGGGCACTGCCGCGCCGGAGCACTCGCTCGCGCCCGTGTGCGACCGCCTTGCGGAGCTTTGCCGCGCCGAAGGGCTGGATGAGCCCATTGCCTTTGTTGAGGACAGCAGTGTTGAGCCTTCGGGCCACCGCGACCAGGACCTCGTGATGCTGGAAAATCTCCGCTTTAACCCCGGGGAGAAAGCCGCTGATTCAGGATTTGCATCAAAGCTCGCCCAATGGGGCGAGGTGTACGTGAATGATGCGTTCGGCTCAAGCCACCGGGCGCACGCGTCCTTGGTGCTCCTGCCCCGCGCCTTGAGCCAGGCGTTCGCGGGCCCGGCGCTTGCCCGCGAGGCAGAAGAGCTTGAGTCGTTTTTAGGCGGCATCAAGGAGCCGTTCGTCGCCGTGGTCGGGGGAGCAAAAATTTCCACCAAGCTTCCACTGCTCTCCCTACTCGCGCGCGTGAGCCAGAGCATCCTCATAGGAGGCGCGCTCGCCAACACAATCCTCGCAAGCCGCGGAGTTTCCATGGGAGCGTCGCTCGTGGAAGAGGCCATGCTCAACAGAGCGTCCGAACTCTCCGGGGAGGCATTCGTGCTTCCGAGTGACGCGGTTGCCGCAGGCGGAAAAGTCGTTGGCATTGGGGCGGTCAGTTCCAACCAGGCGGTGCTTGATATCGGCCCGGAAACGACCAAACTTTTTGTACAGCGCATTGCCGAGGCAAAAACCATCCTATGGAACGGCCCCTTGGGCGCCTTTGAAGAGAGCGCCTATGCCCGCGGGTCAGAGGAGGTTGCCCGGGCCATTGCAAAGAACCGGCGTAGCCGCACCCTTGCCGGAGGCGGGGAAACCGTGGAGCTCATTGAACGGCTCGGATTGATTGATCAGTTTGGTTTTGTGTCAGCCGGCGGAGGCGCTATGCTTACGTTCTTAGTCGGCGGAGATATGCCAGGACTCGCGGCTGTTTCCTTGTAA